The following coding sequences lie in one Anticarsia gemmatalis isolate Benzon Research Colony breed Stoneville strain chromosome 16, ilAntGemm2 primary, whole genome shotgun sequence genomic window:
- the LOC142979218 gene encoding erlin-2-like, with protein sequence MADQSSVLALVILAVGVTVHFSLHKVEEGHVGVYYRGGALLPVTSQPGFHMMIPLLTSYKAIQTTLQTDEVKNVPCGTSGGVMIYFERIEVVNKLEPISVLDMVRNFTADYDKTLIFNKVHHELNQFCSAHTLHEVYIDLFDQIDENLRTALQKDLNEMAPGLRVQAVRVTKPKIPETIRKNYELMEAEKSKLLIAAQHQKVVEKEAETARRKAVIEAEKEAQVAKIQYDQKIMEKESLQKIELIEDSIHKAKQQTKAEADFYHLKKQAEANTVLLTREYLELKRYEALALNNKIYFGNDIPNMFLQATVGDSPITKGVQAE encoded by the exons ATGGCGGATCAATCCTCGGTGTTAGCGTTGGTAATACTGGCAGTGGGAGTCACGGTGCATTTCTCATTGCACAAAGTTGAGGAGGGTCATGTAGGCGTTTACTATCGG GGTGGGGCGCTACTGCCTGTGACAAGCCAGCCTGGATTCCACATGATGATACCACTCTTGACTTCATATAAAGCtatacag ACAACATTACAGACTGATGAAGTGAAAAACGTACCGTGTGGTACAAGCGGTGGTGTTATGATATACTTTGAGAGAATTGAAGTTGTCAACAAACTTGAACCTATCAGTG TGCTAGATATGGTGCGAAACTTCACAGCGGACTATGATAagacattaatatttaacaaagtgCATCATGAACTAAACCAGTTTTGTAGTGCACACACTCTACATGAAGTCTACATTGATCTGTTTGATCAAATTGATGAGAATTTACGAACT GCTTTACAAAAAGATCTGAATGAAATGGCACCAGGCTTGAGGGTTCAAGCTGTCCGTGTAACTAAACCAAAGATACCTGAGACAATTCGTAAGAATTATGAACTTATGGAAGCTGAAAAATCAAAACTGCTGATTGCTGCACAACATCAGAAg GTTGTGGAAAAGGAAGCCGAGACAGCAAGGCGCAAAGCTGTTATAGAGGCGGAAAAGGAAGCTCAAGTGGCGAAAATCCAGTATGACCAAAAAATTATGGAGAAAGAATCTTTACAGAAAATTGAACTCATTGAAGACAGCATTCATAAAGCGAAACAACAAACCAAAGCTGAAGCAGACTTCTATCATCTAAAGAAGCAAGCTGAGGCTAATACAGTGCTCTTGACGCGCGAATACCTAGAGTTGAAGAGATATGAAGCTCTTGCACTTAACAATAAGATTTACTTTGGTAATGACATACCTAACATGTTTCTACAAGCAACTGTAGGTGACAGTCCCATCACAAAAGGTGTACAAGCAGAATGA
- the eEF1beta gene encoding elongation factor 1-beta — MAVGDVKTAKGLNDLNTYLAERSYVSGYTPSQADVQVFDQVGKAPAANLAHALRWYNHIASYTPAERKSWAAGVSPLTAGGKPTAPAPAAKADDDDDDVDLFGSGDEEEDAEAARIREERLKSYADKKAKKPALIAKSSIILEVKPWDDETDMKEMEKQVRSIEMDGLLWGASKLVPVGYGINKLQIMCVIEDDKVSVDLLTEQIQEFEDFVQSVDIAAFNKI; from the exons atggcaGTAGGAGACGTGAAAACCGCTAAAGGCCTTAATGACCTGAACACTTACCTAGCCGAAAGGAGTTATGTGTCAGG ttacacACCATCCCAAGCCGATGTCCAGGTGTTCGATCAAGTCGGAAAGGCACCCGCTGCCAACCTGGCTCACGCTCTTCGTTGGTACAACCACATCGCTTCATACACACCCGCCGAGCGTAAGTCCTGGGCTGCTGGAGTGAGCCCATTGACCGCCGGCGGCAAGCCCACGGCGCCTGCACCTGCCGCCAAGGccgatgacgatgatgatgatgtcgaTCTTTTCGGCTCTGGTGATGAGGAAGAG GATGCAGAGGCAGCCAGGATTCGTGAGGAGCGCCTGAAATCCTATGCTGACAAGAAAGCCAAGAAACCTGCCTTAATTGCTAAGTCCTCCATCATCCTTGAAGTCAAGCCTTGGGATGATGAGACAGACATGAAGGAGATGGAGAAACAAGTCCGTTCCATTGAAATGGATGGTCTCCTGTGGGGAGCCTCCAAACTTGTCCCTGTCGGTTACGGTATCAACAAACTGCAGATCATGTGCGTCATTGAAGACGACAAGGTATCTGTGGACCTCCTCACTGAACAGATCCAGGAATTCGAAGATTTCGTCCAGTCTGTAGATATTGCTGCATTCAACAAAATCTAA
- the ND-75 gene encoding NADH dehydrogenase (ubiquinone) 75 kDa subunit, producing MLRQPLTRALALSSPVRAAPLASRCLAGQVQAQPEKVEVFIDDKPVHVLPGTTVLQAAAIAGVEIPRFCYHERLAVAGNCRMCLVEVEKSPKPVAACAMPVMKGMRVKTNSDLTRKAREGVMEFLLVNHPLDCPICDQGGECDLQDQSMAFGSDRSRFTDIHFSGKRAVEDKDVGPLIKTIMTRCIHCTRCIRFASEVAGVDDFGTTGRGTDMQVGTYVEKMFLSELSGNIIDLCPVGALTSKPYSFAARPWETRRIDSVDVLDPLGSNIVVATRTNEVLRILPRTNEEINEEWLSDKSRFACDGLKRQRLVTPMLADSRGNLAPVEWEDAIVAAARALRDCPPGKLLAVAGDMADAESLVALKDLVNKLGSENTCTEQYFPLDGAGIDLRSSYVCNTKIANVEDADFILLIGTNTRFEAPLLNARIRKAFVHKETDVALIGPQVDLTYEYMHVGDSASIVKDLATGSSSHEVMKRLQSAQRPVVILGADQLKGPEGAALLAYTQELACKLQDNLQDKNWKVLNVLQRTASQVAALDLGYKPGVGAALQDGPHVVYLLGADSGLVSRDQLPKDAVVIYQGHHGDAGAAMADIVLPGAAYTEKRATFVNAEGRAQQTLVAVSPPGKAREDWKIIRALSEVVGARLPYDNLDEVRDRLSEISPALVAYGDVQENNYFAQARALAQSLQKPVSGKIDVQLKQLEDFFMTDTISRASPTMAKCVQAVLKQKQSPY from the exons ATGCTGCGCCAGCCGCTAACCCGGGCGCTTGCGCTGAGCTCGCCAGTACGCGCAGCACCTCTGGCGTCTCGCTGCCTCGCTGGACAGGTGCAGGCTCAACCTGAGAAGGTTGAAGTTTTCATTGATGATAAACCAGTACATGTTTTACCTGGAACCACTGTCCTGCAA GCGGCTGCCATAGCTGGTGTAGAGATCCCACGTTTCTGTTATCATGAGCGCCTTGCAGTTGCCGGCAATTGCCGTATGTGTCTTGTTGAAGTTGAGAAGTCTCCAAAACCTGTGGCAGCCTGTGCTATGCCTGTCATGAAGGGAATGAGGGTTAAGACAAACTCAGACCTGACCAGGAAGGCCCGTGAAGGTGTAATGGAGTTCCTCCTTGTAAACCACCCTCTGGATTGTCCCATCTGTGACCAGGGAGGTGAATGTGACCTTCAAGATCAGTCCATGGCCTTTGGTTCTGATAGGAGCAGATTCACTGATATCCATTTCTCAGGCAAGAG AGCTGTAGAGGACAAGGATGTTGGTCCTCTTATTAAGACTATAATGACACGTTGTATTCACTGCACGCGTTGCATTCGATTCGCGTCAGAGGTTGCGGGCGTCGACGACTTTGGTACCACTGGTAGAGGCACTGACATGCAG GTTGGAACTTATGTAGAGAAGATGTTCCTATCCGAGTTATCTGGTAACATCATTGACTTGTGCCCAGTAGGTGCTCTCACCTCCAAACCCTACAGCTTCGCCGCACGACCCTGGGAGACCAGAAGG ATTGACTCCGTAGATGTGTTAGACCCTCTCGGCAGCAACATCGTTGTTGCGACGCGAACGAACGAAGTGCTGCGTATTCTCCCGAGGACCAATGAG gaGATCAACGAGGAGTGGTTGTCGGACAAGTCTCGGTTCGCGTGTGACGGTCTGAAGCGCCAGCGGCTGGTGACGCCGATGTTGGCCGACAGTCGCGGGAACCTGGCGCCCGTCGAGTGGGAGGACGCCATCGTCGCCGCCGCACGGGCCCTCAGGGACTGTCCGCCTGGCAAg TTGTTAGCCGTCGCCGGAGACATGGCTGACGCAGAGTCGCTGGTAGCTCTGAAAGACTTGGTGAACAAGCTAGGCTCAGAGAACACCTGCACTGAACAATACTTCCCGCTGGACGGTGCTGGCATCGATCTGCGCTCGTCATATGTCTGCAATACTAAGATTGCCA ACGTGGAGGATGCGGACTTCATCCTGTTGATCGGCACGAACACCCGCTTCGAGGCGCCGCTACTGAACGCGCGCATCCGCAAGGCCTTCGTGCACAAGGAAACTGACGTCGCGCTCATCGGACCACAGGTCGACCTCACCTACGAATATATg CACGTAGGTGACTCAGCGTCCATCGTGAAGGACCTGGCCACGGGCTCGTCATCCCACGAGGTGATGAAGCGCCTGCAGTCCGCCCAGCGCCCCGTCGTCATCCTCGGCGCCGACCAGCTGAAGGGACCCGAGGGAGCCGCCCTACTCGCTTACACACAAGAGCTCGCCTGCAAACTGCAGGATAATCTCCAAGATAAGAACTGGAAG GTCCTGAACGTGCTGCAGCGCACAGCGTCCCAGGTGGCGGCACTGGACCTGGGCTACAAGCCGGGCGTGGGCGCGGCGCTGCAGGACGGCCCGCACGTCGTGTACCTGCTGGGCGCCGACAGCGGGCTCGTGTCCCGCGACCAGCTGCCCAAGGATGCCGTCGTTATCTACCAAG GTCACCACGGCGACGCGGGCGCGGCGATGGCGGACATCGTGCTGCCGGGCGCGGCCTACACGGAGAAGCGCGCCACGTTCGTCAACGCCGAGGGCCGCGCGCAGCAGACCCTCGTGGCCGTCAGCCCGCCCGGCAAGGCCAGGGAGGACTGGAAGATCATCAG AGCGCTGTCCGAGGTGGTGGGCGCCCGTCTGCCGTACGACAACCTGGACGAGGTGCGCGACCGCCTCAGTGAGATCAGTCCGGCGCTGGTCGCGTACGGCGACGTGCAGGAAAACAACTACTTCGCACAGGCGCGCGCGCTCGCACAG agCCTGCAAAAGCCAGTGTCAGGCAAGATCGACGTGCAGCTGAAACAACTAGAGGACTTCTTCATGACCGACACGATCAGTCGCGCCTCCCCCACCATGGCCAAGTGCGTGCAAGCCGTGCTCAAACAGAAGCAGTCGCCCTACTAA